The DNA window CGGGCCTTCGCCGCCCGCCTGCTCGAGCTCCTGCTGGCCGACCCCGATTTCGCCACCACGATCCGCCGCACGGCGGGGAAGGACCCTGTGCTATGACCACCACGACCATGCCGACCGGCCTCGCGCCGGCCCCGCGCGACGCCGCACCCGGTGCGGGGGCGCCCGACGACGACGCACCCGTCCGCGTCCGCGGCCTGGTCAAGCGCTTCGGACGCCTGACCGCCCTGGACGGGCTGGACCTGACCGTCGCGCCCGGCTCCGTTCACGGCTTCCTCGGTCCCAACGGCGCCGGCAAGTCCACCACCATCCGCATTCTGCTGGGCCTGTACCGGCCCGACGCCGGGAAGGTGCGCGTGCTCGGCCGCGACCCGGTGCACGAGGCCCCGGCCATCAACCGGGAGGTCTCCTACGTGCCCGGCGATGTGGCCCTGTGGCCGAACCTGACCGGCGGCCAGGTCCTCGACGCTCTGGCGGGCCTGCGCGGGACGCGCGACCGCGCCCGGGAGGACGCCCTCATTGAGCGCTTCGACCTGGACCCGGGCAAGAAGGTGCGCGCCTACTCCAAGGGCAACCGGCAGAAGGTGGCGCTCGTGGCCGCCCTGGCCGCCCCCACCCGCCTGCTCATCCTCGACGAGCCGACCAGCGGGCTCGACCCGCTCATGGAGCGGGTGTTCACCGAGGAGGTCGCCGCGGCCGCGGCCGCGGGGCGCACCGTGCTGCTCTCCAGCCACATCCTGGCCGAGGTGCAGCGCCTGTGCAGCGCCGTGACCATTATTAAGGACGGGCGGGTCGTCGAGGACGGCGACCTGGAGCACCTGCAGTCCCTGGCGGCCACCCGCATCGAGTTGCGCGCCGACCCCGAGCGGCTGGAGCCGCTGAGCGCCGCGCTGGCGCCCCTGGGCGCCGCTCCCGAGCGCGACGGGGACCGGCTGGTCCTGCAGGTCGGCTCGCAGCGGGTGCCCGCGGTCCTGGGCGTGCTCGCCGAGCACCGGATCGCGGACGTGACCTGCGAGCCGGCGAGCCTGGAGGACCTGTTCCTGCGCCACTACGAGGACGCCCGATGAGCGCGGCAGCGGGAACAACGCCGGACGCGACGGCGCGGACGGCGGCGAGTGCGACGGCGCGGACGGCGCGGGCGACGGCGAGTGCGACGGCGCGGACGGCGCGGGCGACGGCGGGCGCCGCGGGGAGGACGCCGTCGGACGGGAGACCGGCGCGGACCCGGACCGGCGCGACCCGGGCCCTGGGCGGGCTGGGCCGGGCCCTGGGTCTGACGCTGCGGCGGCTGCGCGTCCAGGCCCCCGCCTGGTTGCTGCCCCTGTGGGCGCTGGCGGCGTCGACGCCGAGCTATGAGAGCGTCTACCCCTCGCTGGCGTCGAGAACCATGCTCATCGAGTCGATGCGCGCCACCGCCGGCACGCGCCTGCTCTACGGCGTCCTGCCGCTGCCCGGGACGATCGGCCAGCTCGCCCAGTGGGAGATCGGCACCTACCTGGTGATGTGCACCGCCCTGATGGCCGTGCTCATGACCTGCCGGACGCTGCGGGCCGACGAGGACGAGGGCCTGGTGGAGCTCATCCGGGGCGCGGGCGCCGGACGGTGGACGCCCCTGCTGGCCCCTCTCGGCGCGGTGATCGGGATCGTGGCGCTGGAGGCGGCCGGGATCGGCGTGATCATGACGGCCCTGACCGGGCAGGTGGCGGAGCTGACGGTCTCGGGCGCCTGGGCCCTGGCGGGCGTGGTGGCGGTGGTCGGCTGGGCCCTGGCGGGCACGGCCGCGGTGGCGTGCCAGCTGGCCCGCGACGCGGGAACGGCGCGGGGGGCCTCCCTGGGCGCGCTGGGGGTCGCCTTCGCGCTGCGGGTCGCGGCCGACGAGGCCGACTCCCCCCGGCTGCGCTGGCTCAGCCCCATCGCGTGGCGGGATCTGGTCGAGCCCTACACCGCCGACCGCCCCGTGCCCCTGGCCGTGTGCGCCGGCCTCTGCCTGGCGCTGATGGCGGCGGCCGGGGCCCTGTACGCCCGCCGGGAGTACCTGGGCGGCTACCTGCCGGACCGCTCGACCAGCCGACGGCGGTGGCGGGTGCGCGGGCACGCCGGCCTGGTGGCGCGCCTGGACCGGCGGCCCCTGGCCGCCTGGGCGGTGGCGGCGGCGTGCGTCTCGGCCCTGTTCGGGGCCATGTCCGGCAGCATTACGGAACTGCTCAAGCCGGGGTCGCCCACGGCCCAGATGGTGGACAAGATGGCGGCCGGCAGCCCGATGTCCCAATTCATGGGCCTGCTCACCGTCTTCACCGTCCTGCTGGTCGTAGTGGCGGCGGTCGGCCGGGCGGGGGCGCTGGCCGGCGACGAGCGCCGGGGGCTGGTGGAGGCCGAGGCCGCGGCGGGTGTGAGCCGGACCCGGTTGTTCGTCGTGCAGGCCGGGGCCGCGGTGATCGAGGCGGCCCTCCTCCTGCTCATCTCTGGCGGCGTGCTCGCCGCGACGACGGCGGTGCAGGTCACCGAGGACCACGCGGTGGCGCGCGCCTTCGTCTACACGGTCAGCCAGCTGCCGGGGGCGTTGGCCGCCATCGGCCTGGCCCTGGCCCTGGTGGGCCTGGCGCCGCGGCGGTGGCCGCTGGTGTGGGCGGTGGTGGCCTGGAGCGCCTTCGCCCAGTTCCTCGGCGGGCTCGTCGAGCTGCCCGACTGGGCGCAGGATCTGAGCGTCATCGGCCACCATCTCGACGTCGTCGGCCCGGTGGACTGGAAGCCCCTGGCGATCCAGACGGCGGTGGGCCTGGCGGGGGCCGTCGTCGGGCTGCTCGCCTACCGACGGCGGGACCTGGGCGCCTGACCGCCCGCCGGCGCCCCATCGCCCGGGCGACGGCGGCGCCCCGCTCAACGCCGAGCAGGGCGCCGCCGCCGACCCGTCCCCGGAGGACGAGGAGGAGGACGACGACCGGGATCAGGACGAGGGCGGCGGCCGCCATCATGTGGGCCCGGCCCGCATTGTGGTGGAATTGCAGGGCGGCGGCCGCCACGGTGACGACCCGGGGGCTCTGGTTGGCGATAATGCGCGGCCACATGAAGGAATTCCACTGGTTGACGGCGGTAATGAGGACCAGGGCGGCCAGGGTCGGTCTTGAGGCCGGCAGAACGATCCGCGTGAGAATGCGCATATGGCCCGCCCCGTCGATCCTCGCCGCGTCAATGAGCTCGCGGGGCACGGACCGGAAACTCTCTCGCAGGAGGAGGACGGCGCCAGGCGAGGCCAGCATGAAGGGGACGACGACGCCCCAGAACGTGTTCCTCAGCCCCGCTCCGGCGGTCATGAGGTAGAGCGGAACGAGGAGCGCCGGCGTCGGGATCGTCATGGCGACCAGGAAGAGCCGGAAGAGCGGCTCACGCCCGGGAAACCTCAGCCTCGCGAAGGCGTAGGCCGCCAAGACCGAGGAGGTCACCTGCGCTCCGGTCACCACGGCCACCGCGGCCAGCGTGGTGCCGATCGCGCCCGCGAGGTCGGCCGGACCCCCCAGCACGGCGCCGAAGGAGTCCACCGGCCGGGGGCCGGACGGAGCGAGCGGGGAGCGGTGGGCGGGGTCCGGGGAGGCGAAGGCGGTCATGAGACTGAACGCGAAGGGCAGGAGCGCGATCGCCGCCGCCGCGACGAGCCCCAGGTAGATGCCGAGGAGGGCGAGCGGGGCCCGCCGCGCCCTCCCGCCGCCCGGGGCCGCGGGCGTCTCAGTCGGACTCATGCGCCGACATCCCGCGCAGACAGAGCCTCTGGGCCCCTGTGACGAGCAGCAGCATGACCGTCATGACTAGCGCCATGACGGCGGCCTCGCCCATATTCCAGTTGACGAAAGCCCGTTCGTAGATGGTGTACGCGAGCACCCCGGTGGCTCTGTCCGGGCCGCCGCGGGTCAGGGCGTAGACCTGGTCGAAGGTGTTGAGGACCGCGATGAGCGCGGCCGTCGCGACGAGCAGGAGGGTCGGACGCAGCAGGGGCGCCTCAATGCTCCAGAAGATCTGGCGGGCGGTGGCGCCGTCGAGGCGGGCGGCCTCGACGAGTTCGCGCGGGATCGACGCCAGTCCGGCGGCGAGGAGCAGCGAAGTGTGGCCGGCGCCGGTCCAGATGACCACGAGGGCCACGGCCGGCAGCGCCCAGGTCGGCGAGGCGAGGACCCCGGTGCTCGCGCCGGCCGGCCCGGCCGGCGGACCGCCGTCGGGCGCGAAGATCCAGGACCACACGACGCCCAGGGCGAGCGGGGAGGAGGCCCAGGGGATAATGAGGAGCGCGCGGAGGAGACCGGTGCCCCGCAGCCCTTTGGTGAGCAGGACGGCCAGGAGGAGGCCGAGCGCGATCTGGGCGGGGACGACGAGGAGGGCCAGCAGGAGCGTGACCCTGAGCGAGCCGAGGAACTCGGGGTCGGCGAGCACCCGGCCCACCTGGGACGGACCGACGAACTCGGGGGCGGACAGCAGGCTCCACCTGCGGGTGCTCAGCCAGACGAGGGCCCCCGCCGGGACGATCACGAACAGCAGGACGCCGATCAAGCCGGGGGCCAGCAGGGCGTAACCGGTCAGGGCCTCCCGCGCTCGCGCCGCCATGCGCCGTCCTCCGCCCCCGCCAGCCTCAGGCGAGCGCCGCCGCCAGCGCAATGAGGGCCGACGCCGCGTACACGCAGGCGTAGATCACGTGCAGGGGCAGGTTCAGGCGCAGGTAGCGGGCGAGCTCCGCGTCGGTCAGGTCCTGGCCGCTCACCAGCTTCTCCTCGGGGCCGGTGAAGCCCGTGAGCGCGTGCACCACGAGCAGGAACGGCAGCGAGCAGGCGGCCGGGATGAGGCCGAGGGGCCCGGAGCCCCAGCCGGCCGCCAGCGCGACGAGGGCGATGACGAATTGCAGGAGCATCGCCAGGGCGTAGACCAGCTTCAGGCGGGTGCGGCGTCGGAAGACGGGATAGGAGCGCTGGAACTCGTCGATCCGACCGGTGCGCACCATGAACGTGAAGTAGCCGCCAATCGTGAGGCAATACATGGTGAGGAAGCCCGCGATCATGGCGGTGGCGAGCACATCACAGGCGATGAGGATGGTGAGTGCCGGCATGTCCGATCCCTTCGTCGTTCCCGGCCGGGGCGGGCCCGCCCCGCACACCGACGCGACGAAGCATGACATACGGGGCGGGCGGCCCGGGCGCGTCTTGGGGGACGGACCCGAACCGCGGACTGCGCGGCGCGCCGACTCCGATCCTTCTAGCATCGGCCCATGAGGTCCTTCATCGGAGCACCGCTACTCGACGACGCCGACCCGCCCCCCGACCCGCCCCCCGACCCGGTCCCCGGCCCGGCACCCCGGCCGGAGGCGGGCTCATGACCGCCGCAGCGCCGACGGCGGATCAGGAGGACCTTCTCTCCCTAGTC is part of the Actinomyces sp. oral taxon 414 genome and encodes:
- a CDS encoding ABC transporter ATP-binding protein; this translates as MTTTTMPTGLAPAPRDAAPGAGAPDDDAPVRVRGLVKRFGRLTALDGLDLTVAPGSVHGFLGPNGAGKSTTIRILLGLYRPDAGKVRVLGRDPVHEAPAINREVSYVPGDVALWPNLTGGQVLDALAGLRGTRDRAREDALIERFDLDPGKKVRAYSKGNRQKVALVAALAAPTRLLILDEPTSGLDPLMERVFTEEVAAAAAAGRTVLLSSHILAEVQRLCSAVTIIKDGRVVEDGDLEHLQSLAATRIELRADPERLEPLSAALAPLGAAPERDGDRLVLQVGSQRVPAVLGVLAEHRIADVTCEPASLEDLFLRHYEDAR
- a CDS encoding ABC transporter permease, coding for MSAAAGTTPDATARTAASATARTARATASATARTARATAGAAGRTPSDGRPARTRTGATRALGGLGRALGLTLRRLRVQAPAWLLPLWALAASTPSYESVYPSLASRTMLIESMRATAGTRLLYGVLPLPGTIGQLAQWEIGTYLVMCTALMAVLMTCRTLRADEDEGLVELIRGAGAGRWTPLLAPLGAVIGIVALEAAGIGVIMTALTGQVAELTVSGAWALAGVVAVVGWALAGTAAVACQLARDAGTARGASLGALGVAFALRVAADEADSPRLRWLSPIAWRDLVEPYTADRPVPLAVCAGLCLALMAAAGALYARREYLGGYLPDRSTSRRRWRVRGHAGLVARLDRRPLAAWAVAAACVSALFGAMSGSITELLKPGSPTAQMVDKMAAGSPMSQFMGLLTVFTVLLVVVAAVGRAGALAGDERRGLVEAEAAAGVSRTRLFVVQAGAAVIEAALLLLISGGVLAATTAVQVTEDHAVARAFVYTVSQLPGALAAIGLALALVGLAPRRWPLVWAVVAWSAFAQFLGGLVELPDWAQDLSVIGHHLDVVGPVDWKPLAIQTAVGLAGAVVGLLAYRRRDLGA
- a CDS encoding carbohydrate ABC transporter permease; its protein translation is MAARAREALTGYALLAPGLIGVLLFVIVPAGALVWLSTRRWSLLSAPEFVGPSQVGRVLADPEFLGSLRVTLLLALLVVPAQIALGLLLAVLLTKGLRGTGLLRALLIIPWASSPLALGVVWSWIFAPDGGPPAGPAGASTGVLASPTWALPAVALVVIWTGAGHTSLLLAAGLASIPRELVEAARLDGATARQIFWSIEAPLLRPTLLLVATAALIAVLNTFDQVYALTRGGPDRATGVLAYTIYERAFVNWNMGEAAVMALVMTVMLLLVTGAQRLCLRGMSAHESD